The nucleotide sequence TCATCAATTGCTTCCTCGATTTCGCTTACCTCATATATGGGAATATTTTTTGTCTTGAATGCTCTCTTCGacaccttcatcgaagggagcAGGCTTtgcatagtcgcactcgagccaGATATTGAATTTTACTGGACCATTTTCATTGACTTCATTGGTTATCTGATTCATGAGATTATTCTTCATTTGGGCCATGTAAGTATAAATATCTTTTGTTGTACCATTGTTTTCTGCGACATACGTCTTCAGGTTGCGACGGAACGCAGTCTCCGCCTCAACGAACCCGGTACCGCCTGCCTCCAAGTCTACCTGggcctggtcaggcgcttgcgcctccaagtctactcgagcctggtcgggcacactcgccacgtattgcggatgagtgctggggccgggctgttgcaggccagAGGTCGCGTCTACGCACCGTCTCTTGGGAGCCAGGCCCTTGCACGTCTTGTTGTGCACAAACAGCGTATCTTTTCGAGTAAACTCGCCCTGGCATGTAGTGCATGTAAATGTTATGCGCTCGGGATTGAAGTGGCACTGGCTCTGCTCGTGGCGTCTGGCATGACGactatgttcaaatacttgaccACAGAATTTACACCTTGAGCCTGAGCTGTGCTCGGTGGTGCCCGCACAAGTTCGCATATGGCGGGTCAAACTATCTTTGCGGCTTAGTGTCATGCCGCAAGTATGGCACTGGTTGTTAACAGTGCGGCCAGGATTAGCTGCACACACTTTCTCATGCCGTCTAGCACTGTGGCTAGCGGTAAAAACTTTGCTACAGAAagcacacccattccctggtgGTGTTGGTGCACATACCTGTGCTGCCCCCGATGTTGAGGGCTGGATGGCTCCGGAGGCGGGCTGGCAgactcccgatgtcgagggctggccggctgccaCGGGAACACCAGTCGACGTACTTTTCATGATTAACTCTGTAACaccaacggaaaaattatagcaacaagaacatcataattatcacacacacacacagaaacaaaATGCACGTACAAAAACACACGCACACAGAAACAACTAAACacgcatgaaaaaaattaaataaaacttaccaGACGAAAACAGGAACGACTCTGAGTGCACTGCACGCACGCACGAGGAGGACCGGAACGTCGTACAGCACACAGGAACCTGTAACACAGAAAAGAGACCACCTGGCCTAGcactcgaaattttttttgttcaagacagcgcaaagacactgaTGTCAATGtatatgttttatgtactgaccggaaacgtGGCAGAACCGCACGGAACTCCAGAAGGCAGACAGGCGTTttccaagcggatcacactggggagtagctcgacgcaaggagaagcactgaatgcctgcaacacatacaatatttttacgaAATGTAGTACAATAGTAATTTACTCGTATGTTTTTGGTATATTTGTGTATTTAGTTGTGATTAgaaattctgtattttattaagtataaaaagaaattttctatttttatttatgaaacaaattttttttttctatttgattatgatagcaagtgcgcgtgcatctgttatttatttatttgggccAGGCGAGGGGACAGGCAGGTCGACTTGAGCGCCCCATGCGTTGGTGCGCGGTAACTAGCCAGACGTAAGCTGCACGGTGCGGCGGAAACAGCGCTCCGTGCACCATGCGTGGAGGGGAgaagcagggaggggggagggcacgcTCTGCGCGCTGCCCGTCGGTAGGTCACGGATGTGCacggcatccatcttgtttcaagctaagtcgttcatgcatgaataataactaacatgtatgCCAGGGGAAAAACATTATTTCAAGATGTAATATACTGCTACTGATGactaataatttcgactagaaaaaaaattgtaataatcacgactgtaaaatattaatactgaaccTAAAGCAGACGTAACATCTAAAACAGTTCCACTCGCACACATCATCTAAACAGTACCAATCTTGGACGTGAAAAAAGAATAAACACACTCAAAAAATTACGAGacggaaattgtaataatttcttaaaattttttggaaaacagCCGATTACTATGCCTCATGCGTATGCCTtgcatctttttttattattattatttctactctctctctgccggccggctggccggggagccggcgggcgtcgcgtcagccgtgcgcgctcgctcgggtgttatcaccacgtcacgtactagctggctcagcagcggccttcacccagtggccagctgttaggcttgctgactgagtgaaggacgcAGTGGAGGCATACACACACGTGAGaccgtaatgttaaaataaaaaaaattacagttcaaaaaaaaaattcaaagtcgaAAACGttcgaaaaaatttcaaagttaaaatttacggagaagttgtacttaccaagctgctggagttgtagaAACGGAAGGAGTCGCAACGAAGCTCGAACACGATCATACGgtgacggcggcaagaccaaaagtaAAGCCCCCGACGTCTCACACGGCAATTTATAGGCAAATTCCCCCCTTGGTCACAGGCTCAAGCCAATCAGGATGCGTGGGAGCCGCTGCTATGTCAGCGCGATATTTTGCAAATGGGGGAGGGGTCGAGGGGGGAGGACCGAGGGGAAAAGTGGGAAGGGATTTGCGTGCTATGGTTAGTGCAATTTGAAATTTACGGGAGGGGGACAGAAGGAAAAAATTGGGAGGGATGTAGGGGAAATCGGGAGGGAGGCTGACAATCCCCGCCTACTGTCGACTGCACGGTAGGGATATCCACTAGCCAATAAGATTCAatcagctcctggcagctggaagattCACCATGATACCCGGtttgctccaaaggaaaaaattactaacttattgaaaaatatatataattcaagttcatttattttatacgaatttttttcaacactttcatatttaaataactgaCTGTAAACTAtcatttgtttttagttttatgattaccttttcaatcccacattattattttttaaacggaaggggaaataaataaaaaagtcattacaatagttttacattttttttattacttcaaaacatctaacaagatagagagtacagaacacagggctgtacgaatggtttttacagaatcaaattcgtaaaagtccgtagcattatcactgaagatctgcggcgtatcgacgctcaatccacgtttcttgATGCTGCGGCGCCGAGTTGtcggttcgagtctgggagagggtcGACGACGAGTCCTAGTCTTGGGTTCAGGTCTGGAGATGTCGCTGGGCTTCGTAGCGgcgagtttggacaggtcgctgcgtctCGTAGACACGGGTTTGGGctgctcactgcagcccggggtgtcggggtcgataccgctacagtcttctggggtgcagtcggatgcgtgtatagtcttgtgtagaatttcttccttggtgcatggaagaacggttgttggtctaaggttaaacacgacgcacttttccgctccgcaacagtttatttgttgttgggatggctcataactgcgtggcgaatgagccattaggaaatgtaatactccaccgtaacatatttccgtatatgtgcgtaagttttcttcttcgtccaggaaactgtattcaatacagctgtagtctggtttagcgctcaggtactcggtttccggctggaatggtctacgatttcagctgctccgtcgtcacacagttctcgtagccatttcttctgttcaggtccagcAACGTATATTATACCACGCGGATTTTGCTGTAGTaagtcttgaagtgtgttttttacttggtggtacggaatttttccttcgtcacacactagtccgtgataatatttacatagccattcgttcgaccgtttgcttttttcgtctagtagtttccacggatatgtgggtcggaagctgcgggttcgagtccggtcgtcgtgagtgacggcaatttccttgagcacgaatccattttgactctggaacccctgcaggttgcagtacattctgaaaccaactgatgatgtaatgatacatgcagtcgtatttatatctagttcaatattttcacgagacctgaaaacgcatcgtaattaattactctgtcgtgtaggattagacagaacgccgttgtgagtggcggtacgtcatatttcgtggaaatttccaatcgacaatcaatcatagaactgcgaatcgattcgtcttgtttgctcacatcAAATATGATTAGCGGAGCCAATGCTTTGTATgtgtctggactcaggatcgggtgcgattctcgtccgtggtacgaagattggaactgcgtgtacatgtgatacggcaaggaaataccgccattttcaaaatcaatgttcatgtccacgtacgggtaactttcgctgtttaaaaataattttaaattttccataaaacagtggtcaaacaccgatctgtcggtcttgaggttcatttgtctgtctgtctgcaaagctaatattatatatcgcggtttttctgtactgctcgacgtcttgacggcccagtgattgcgtctattctgggtcagtaaggggcacgttacgagattccagctcctgaacggAATTTCGACCGTCTTATCCTTatgacgtaacttaaaagtctctttctttcgtgctgacggttatgtgcggaacaaaccattcggtgctcgtgacggtgactgcgaccggctgggggtcgttcccgggtgctcccacgacagcattcaggtgcgatgtcgctagaattaacacgagttcttggcgggcttgaattaatattttcttgtaatcctccgcgaagccgagaagcatcgaaagcggtatgctaacttcgaattttccagattcgtagattggaattttgaaatcgggttccattccaaaacctgctattttggtcgcgctcaggtcgttcggtgttagagacaggtaatttttcatcgtggcagtaatgcccaggtcccacgattcgtcgatcgcaatattattcaattcgaaaataactcgttcgaataaatgcaatattccgtttcgtccgaagtatgcagttgtgggatgtgatccgtccgcctttgtcagcgtgcctcttatacgaataaacgactggcagggtagagtttaaacgtcttgtttctgtaccgggatgtgtatttccctaccgggcatatacggtagggtgcgtagcagtgatattcaaatttatttacatcgtcacTAAACTGAGATTTTTCTGACAcgcttaaataatcttccatgcttgtgaaatttgtagcctaaactgcggagatacttaaccTTAAGAGGTGTTAGCgcgccgcggcctcgcaacagactggtcctgggttcgtgtcgcttatttgatttataggtcttgaaaatcagtcccattgcttcaagtgtaaacgtagtgtaatttcttcgtttctaaaatttactagtttatcgttttgatcgacaatgtcgactaccacttcgtgtactgttttggcgagcacaggggcgtaaatgatactttgcggtacttcgaccagtttatatccttgcttgatgtaatttgtaatatcgctcaactcgtatgcgccggtgggtatggcaacttcccgagctgttgttccatcgcttttcaagaagcacattttggagtttttttcgtcgatattaggtatggcattataagtttgaaaatctacgagtccgatgctccattctccgttcaagtccagcggtgggtagaatgtggctcgtagctgcgagctacgacctgtcaatatgagtgttacggacatgactgattgattttcgctactgtacgtttatttttatatataagaaaaaatatacttgtttttcatacttcaattttggtcagaaatctcaagcacaagtgtccgcaatttgtttgatttggcctctgttccgtttcgtaattgtaaaacatcgtagtggtccgacccaggtactgtcgcagttcgggcggagggcgtaaattaccgaaactgtcgtagtaagtagctttttccccgatctttacataggccacccagtgtgtgccgcgacccgccgacgtgtctaaattaattatggcgcgttcgtgcgtttttggcttgctgggcaaagtgtctcgcataaacacaccgcggaaatttgttattttaagttttcgagcgtactttattaaatcttcgttggtgagcggtcgtttcggtagggaacttaggattttctctttacacgtttctttttcatgcctcggcctgccttgtgaggccgtaggtacagtcctgcgccgttttttttaccgatggcaatggcttccatgcttgaattatgtctacgtgcttcctccaactgcttttgctggttcttgctagtgttgactgctctagcaatctttgccgcggctgctgcgatcccgcctagtgcacctatagcaggcaccagcagcggtagaaatccgccctttttctaattggatctttgtatcttgcgcttcttggtcttgcgagacctggtccggcgacgagcacccattcctaatttcgtctttgccttcatgattttagattcgCCCCAcactgcgattttctctcctagtcccacgtccggcgatttgcttatatctttggcttcctgtgccaatatctgatctgctctgtgcctagattccagatccttgcttaatgaatatgcgatatcgtgctgctttcacttttcgtccagagaattaatgcccacgtcaccgcgagctaaccttttcgctagtttcgtgccggggccacaaaatctgtagccgggaatgtgtagcttgaatggtagattgtttatcagagagtttaCGAGTACTgcgccgatgtgttgtttgttcctgcctcttcgagacattacttgcaactgacctaaaatcaataaatacgattgctcttatagaattcacatcagtacgatggaggtagtcaagcaagatgtttgtttgcctgtgtgcattacgcaggacgatgaaactatcggtcgtgaatcacgacatggtatatAATTACCGTcaaccgtacgttgcatcatagcaggaccgtcaaactgcggtAAAAAGtgcgttttactgagtttactggaggagccaaacggtcttcggttcgagaacgtttacttgtattccaagtcgttgcaacagccaaagtaccagcacttggccgctgttctacgctcggtggatggtctggagtattttctgtttagcgataataccgatgtggtgtctaccgacgaagcaaagcctaattccgtgtttgtgttcgatgatgtggcttgtgagaagcaaggcataatacaagagtacttttccatgggcagacacgccaaggtagactgcgtatacctgtgtcagacgtacggtagaatacccaaacatttgctgcgtgataatgcaaatgtcatagttttgtttcgcatggacgaacttaatttacgccacgcttacgacgatcacatAAACactgacatgtcgtttcaggaattcaaagacatgtgttccttgtgttggaaagacgaacacggatttctagtcattgtaaaggactggcctctatataagggcaggtacagacagggtttcgatcagtttatcgtcaaacatgaatcatagcatttctaaatttggacgtagcagtcgagctccgGGTACCGATCTATGCACCGTGAAACggatgctgaaatacgtaaatacttTTCGCTACTCGGTCAAGAAATAAAACGAGCAAAAtacgaaataatagtgtacctcgtagccatagaccagcgtgtggaagcttcggattctcgaattcgtgacatgatcgaagtttcaaatgcacaaagacgcggcgacctaaagtcgcttctgtcaaaacttaattcacgtctggtgtctaaaggtgcttcgaaataaaaacaaaattatggctgttaacaccgatttggctaagcaactgcacaatgtcatcgaggccatacgaacaaagtacttgctcgccaagcaacacagattaagcgacgaggttcgaagagaggaaaaattgaagcccttgagtgcccgtctcgatagcttcatagccaggcgagggggcgtcgaaaacgagaaacagactaaaatcgaagtaaaaaaaaaagctgtcaaCTACGTccgcgggcaaacgaaagcgaagtccacaattaacagacgataccaacgtatctactagggaagacgaagttcgtgtcggtcgaaatcttaggaagaaacctcgaaataaaaaaggtttcgaagtcggtcctctcgctagcgagtacctggcctcctctgtgcctcgaaacagcgacgcgacgtatggcgtgcataaacgaggcagtaaatgggtccttggttcgaaggaagtacatttcatgtccggcgataatattgaatgtggcaaggaggtgataaaacttactcgtggattatgcgaacttttgtttcgtaaaaaaccgcgtcgatattca is from Bacillus rossius redtenbacheri isolate Brsri unplaced genomic scaffold, Brsri_v3 Brsri_v3_scf884, whole genome shotgun sequence and encodes:
- the LOC134545790 gene encoding zinc finger protein 319-like, translated to MIVFELRCDSFRFYNSSSLAFSASPCVELLPSVIRLENACLPSGVPCGSATFPVPVCCTTFRSSSCVRAVHSESFLFSSELIMKSTSTGVPVAAGQPSTSGVCQPASGAIQPSTSGAAQVCAPTPPGNGCAFCSKVFTASHSARRHEKVCAANPGRTVNNQCHTCGMTLSRKDSLTRHMRTCAGTTEHSSGSRCKFCGQVFEHSRHARRHEQSQCHFNPERITFTCTTCQGEFTRKDTLFVHNKTCKGLAPKRRCVDATSGLQQPGPSTHPQYVASVPDQARVDLEAQAPDQAQVDLEAGGTGFVEAETAFRRNLKTYVAENNGTTKDIYTYMAQMKNNLMNQITNEVNENGPVKFNIWLECDYAKPAPFDEGVEESIQDKKYSHI